The stretch of DNA GAAGAAAGTTTGAGAAAAAAAAGGAGGTAGTGGGTCTGGAGATGCAAGGTATGCTGAGGGGTTTGTAAGGTTGAGGAAGAGATTCCAAGAACCTGTTCCATCTGTGAAGGAACCCCTCAAAGACCTATTGAAATAAGTGTATGACAGTTACAATCCTAAACGGAAGAATAGTTCAGGAGTTAAAATCCCTGGAACTGCTAGGGCAAACAAGAAGAGAAATGCCTCCTCTTCTATCTCTATAGagactcctcctacaagaggaagagatacaaggagtcagaagaagGAGAGTGAGGCTGAATAGGAAAAAGCCctagaagagagtaaatgaaaagTTGTTGCAAAGGGAAATAAGTAAGTGGCTGAGCCTCTTGTTGAGGcagttgaaattgaggagatgGACCTGGTTCTTCATGATGAAGACAATGCATAGGAGGAAGAGGTTGTGACTCCAAAGACAAAGAAACGAAAGACTTCCAAAAAGAAGTCCCCTTCAAAGACAGTCTGCAGAACCTTCTACCTTGGTGAATTGAACCATGTCTCTAGAAAAGTGAAAGTAGTGGAGGAAGAAgagagtgaagaagaagaagaaatcgaTGAAGAACAGGACAAGAAGGAGAAGTTTGGTAAAACAACCATCTTAAAGGGAAGGCTCCTCAGGGACTTAGAGGAGGAAGGCATGGTCATGCTGCTACAAAAACTACAACTGCAgggttggaaggacatggtccttcagatggatggaaGGCTTGCCAGAGTTGAGATTGTAGATTTCATGGCAAATTGAGAGATAAAAAATGGCAAAGTCACCAGTGTGGTGAAGTGAGTGACTGTGAGCTTTGACGACAAAGAATTGGGAGATATTCTGGGTGTACCTActgaagggtacaatgattacAAAAAGCTCAAATGGCCAAGCCTAGAGAACTTCCCCACCTCCCTTGCCATTACAAGAAAGTTTGCTTACAATGAGTTAGAGCTAGAGGCCAAGGCTGTATAgaaaagtgagatgaagccacccTACAAAGTGTTGTTTAAATTTGTTAACAAGGTCACGCTGCCCAGGCAGGAAAGAAGGCACATTGCCGcattcatggacctggtccttatggaatgcCTGGATTGTGAGAGGCAGATTAATTGGACTGGGCTTATTATCCAGCTCCTTGATATGGTTCTAAATGGTACTGAAACTCACGCCATACCCTGTGGTTTCATTCTCACCACCGTACTGGATCACTTCAAGGTTCCCTTAAATAAATGGGATGTTAGTACAAACAAGGATCACTTTGGAGAAAATACCTTGACTATTTGTTACTATGAAGTCCATGATGTTGCTAAAGAACTTGGTTCATCCAAAAAGGTGCCCGTGAACCGCAAAGTGAGAGCCTTGGTGCAAGAGAgcggggctaaggatgctgagattgagaggctgaagaagaggttgactgaagtagaaactgagagggatgctctcagggctgagcttgcaaaggagaagaagaagaatgaatgCATTCTTCATGATATGTTGAAGCTACTTCAGGCCAAAATCCAAGAACCCAGTCCTTCCCAACCTTGAAACCATCCTAGCCTAGTTACACAAACCAGTGACCCGTATGGgattgtttttgttctttttgctcatgatgcagtatctttatttttctttatactTTGTGGATGACTACTATCAATGATAATCAACTATTTTTGTGCTCTATTTttttgttgatgcttcttagatagctaatatcattagattgataaatgatacttgactccatgattgcatttgaagtagccctagTGTCCATGAGTGATATCTATTAAAATATagttatctaacataattatgcaactcttcgatgatgccaaaagggggaggAGGTTTTTGCCTTTtactttggactgtgatgtttataacctaatgaacttgGTCCTtggtgatttgtgactttaaaatagaaagtgttctaacattatgttgatgttgagctgagttgaaacaGGGCTTACGCatatgaaaagcacagagtttgtcatcatcaaatggggaatttgttggcctaagtgaagtttgttttgatgattgacagaGGAACTCCAGCATGAACTAGGTCCATACATAGTGTACACAAACACGGGCAGATACGAGCACAGGGCATGCATGTGAAGGAGATAAGTttaagtggttatatctgatatctcctgaacgaaaaggttgcataaatgataaggaaAATGACTCCTTACTCGatgagaactctatcctagataaaaGAGGAGTTataagttgaagataactagaactcttccatcCATGAAGAGTAAAGAATTAGActtctagttatttcctattctactaactctatatatttcagGATATTCTCATTTTATAGGGATGCATAAACGCTGATGTTAAAcatgagttgagagcaaaatagcaaggcattttgcaagcaattcctgtgtgattcaagtgttcgaacctgaagctacatgaagcggatagaagaaccagttccaagtgtctgtcttttattctagtttcattatagtagggcttttgagttgtacctttcatctttatctagaagcatttgtactaggtactctgagtgtagtattcaagttagagttaacttgaagttgttgcAACAACTAGAGGGTGGTTGCCATAAAGGGTTAGAGGTAAATGtttttttggctcagtgatttagtgaagtgttgtaAAACatcctactgggtagtaggtcgtgttttcttttttcaccttttgagccatgtgttttccacgtaaaaatacttgtgttctttactttctgcatttattattcaaCAATAGTAGTATAAAGAACTCATAAAAGAACCATgcccttctataatctgtgcatccaaaaaattagacaccacacaaatcacccctctCTTGtgagtattgaagtataaaacataattatttcatacactagaatccgaaGTTTGCCATATCATGGAAATACCTTTATTATCGAGTTTATCCTTAAccaattaattgaagttgaagttattgaaagtcattaatatattttaaatgaagttgtgtttaaagggggtattgttccttgttgagttactttcccgttcattttgttgttattgagattctatacacattgtgtttgagccgtgGCCTATTTGTTGTAGAAATATTAATATTGTTGgttctttggaaaggttgtggcctatgggtacTTGGAGTACAAGTCGATATGTCGTGTTATTGTGATGTTAGAATATGTAAATTTTTATGTGGATTGTTTGTTGTTATGcgaagtataagggtggcatttcattattattgttatgcggggcataagggtggcatctcactattgTTGATTATGCAGAGTGATAcatgtggctattgtgttatCTTCCTGGTGGAGTGATAATGGTGgatattatacggagtgatatgggtggctatcggagtgatacagttggctaatgatattgtcagggtagaatgatatgggtggctatcggagaggtaagggtggcaatgtcagggataaTGTGTGATGACCTGGGGACATTTTATTGGTGGTATTCGTGTGATGGTGTATTTTTCCTTGTGTATGCCATTTACCTTACGTGATTGGTTGTGTTGGTTCGATGAGCTaatcgatgtctttgatattacttgttgacttgggctgtaaTAATACACtcacacaagcatacaccgtagcatgccacatatactagttcaggagtatgaaacttgacatctATTGACcatgcccatgtattcttgtattatttgtttcatattGGTATTGAGCCTGTGACTATGCCAGGCGGATGGTGATAGTGAGTATGTGACCATACCGGGcgaattgtgattgtgagcctatgatcatgccgggcggattgagatattggcacgtgtgttgtccgtgcTATCGTGAttagaaatgtgggcacaaggtgtcgTTAGTATATGATTTGTGGGTTAAGACCCGTGACTTGCGATTATTGgatgaggtatctcggagtaatTTTGTTGCGAAACCTGTGTCAGAACGGCTTGATTAATTTGTTGTTATTGACTTCCTTATATTTTTAGTGGTTCTTTTATGGTGATCTTATTACCTTACTGtctatatcacatgttgattcttgttgccatttactgattcctactttcattattagctttatacttctataatacacatgttattttgactagtgggtgtcttgacttgtacctcgttgctactctaccgaggttagtcttgatacttactgggtaccgatcgtggtgtactcatattacacttctgcatattgatcgcgaggattcaaggtagtgctgcttggtcatcgcagtcccttggagtcctttcctttcatCGTACCgtcagcttgttatttgaacagtattgtatatcgATCTTtgcatgtattcagctagagtttgtgactctgtattaactaatcttgggaggttgttatgattatttccACGTAGGTTTATTTCGTTTTTGTTTCATTATTCATATTAAACTTTGTTTTAAATTATAATTGTTAAAAACCTGCTTAATTATtgtaagtaatcggcttacctagtcttagagactaggttccatcacgatgcctgtggtaaaattttgggtcgtgacaacatgcaACCTGGTTCTTCCACATAATCAATTtggtttgttaatcatcaaaacataatacaTGCTCAACTCAACAAATATTGATTCCAAAAAATGACTATTTGTGCACTTCGTCCTTTGCAGAGTCATGTAACAGGGTTATAACTGGAAAAATCCCATTCAGTTCCGGACAAGTGATATCTTAAATCTGGTGGAAATTAGAAGGGAAATTACTAGTTATGCTAGTCCATAAGTAAGTTAGTACAAAAATTAGCCAATTCACAAAATATGACCAATATTAggcaattagctatttgtagccaaaAAAGATCAaagttttgctttcttttgagtgagtATTGTTGGAATAGATTTGATACATCTTAAGGGGTTTAAATCTCAGTTTTGGAACGATTTGATAGAGTTTTGAGgtagtttgaattgaaaattcgaagaagaggatgaacatgaaaaaatatatgtatatcaCACTGTGTATTATTTGTTTATCACATATGTATTAAATGTGTATCACATATATACCCATGTAtacctgtgtgtgagatacatgcatGATACACGTTTGATACATATGtcacaaaagtatttttttgaactcgattttaactatgaTTTTTGAAACCAAATCAGCCCAAATCagctccaatcttcctcaaattttgtatattgactcatctatatgttttcaatgaatttcaacaaTACCTATTAAAAAAATGTCCCATTTTGcttacattttaaaaaaaaaaaaaaaatatatatatatatatattatatttcatcaccttgtttgctaccgcatccatgaaattttctttccGTCTTGTATCTAATGCTATcgatcacgcttaaaaatatggaaggagatctttgCGTGTTATTCTTGTTAAGAAAAAatccttatttatttggattTTCAATTTTTGTATGTgcttggctagttttggtaagtctatgattaatggctagaggttggtaagttagAATTTATTTGGGATATTTTCGTAAGATTAccaaattaaaatattaatggaATACTTAATTTTACATCATATAGCTTTTTCCTCTTTAGTAAGCATTCCTATATTTTACAAAGGTTGGTGACAAACTTACAATTATATTAATGAATAGGAGAGACCAAGTTCTCTTGCCTTTTGAGTGTCTACTATTTCTACATGTGATTTCATTTATATACACTGATGAAGAGTGCAAAAGAATACATCATTAATGTATTTACTTTGTTTTCTATGTTATACATACGTCTATTATAAAAAGTTACCTATCAAGCACGTAAATTTACCTTGTTGTAAAAACTCATACTTTTTCCGTTTACAAAAGCTAATAGATCTAGTGACCTCATGCGATGGTAGAAACATGTGGACAATTGAATCAGGATTGCACCTGTTAAAGTATGCGcctttgttttgatgatttgacaaatTTCATGAGAGAACCAGATAGGAAACCTGATATAATTGGTTCCTTAGCATTCAGAGCAACTAGTCACATGTCTGGTTCAATTCTCAATGAAATTAGATAAGGAAACAACAAAGGGAACATATAGGGATCAGTTCCTCCGATCACAGTACAAGCCAACTCTATAGATATTAAAGTTGATGCACTGTACTCGCAACAGTACAACAATATTGTTGAAGCGTGCAGTGTACCAGACACTCCCTTTCATCATCTTTGATAACCTCACACATATATTATCAACATGAGGCAAGGGATTTCACTCAACACTTTCAAAACCTAAACATTGAATCCTCTCAAGTATGCAACCGCCCTTATTTTCTCTGAGGCATTGAAGAACAAAGCAACAACAAAACAAAGGACCAGATCCCAGTATTGATTATGTCGTGTGTCCTTTAGTATTGTTTTGTCTTTGTCTTATGTTATTAAATTGTAATTCCTATTAAATTGAAGAAGGACAATCAACCTGCATACCACTAAGATTCAACGCCCAATACTATAGTTGGTGGAAAACAAgaatgcatgattttatcatggcaGAAGATTTAGAGCTTTGGGACGTTATCTGTGATGGACCTTTTGTCCCCATGAAGACCATTGGCGAGGGAACAGTTACAGTTCCAAAGACCAGAAAGGAGTAAAGTGATGTTGATTAGAAGTCCATCGAGAAGAACTTCAGGGCAAAGAAGATTCTCGTTTGTGGCATTGGACCAGACGAGTACAACTGCATCTTAGCCTGCCAGTCTGCCAAAgagatctgggaagctctccaaacTGCACATGAGGAAACCACTCAAGTCGAGCAGTCAAAAATTGATATGGTTACTACTGAGTATGAACTTTTCTAGATAAATGGGGATGAGTTGATTTAGGACATGCATATTTGGTTTACCTTTATCATCAATGCGATTCAATCCATTGGAGAAGTTATCCCAAGAAACAAACTGGTCAGAAAGATACTCAGTGTGTTACCATGTTCTTGTGAGAGTAAAGTTAATGCTATAACGAAAGCAAAGGATTTGCAGAAgctgaccattgatgaactcattggaaATCTGAAAACCTacgagatgaagaagaagaaggatcttGAAAGAAGAGAGCCCAAAAAGGAGAAGAAGGCGGACAATAGTGACTCAAGTGGTGATGGTACAGACATTGCCTATCTTACTCTTCCAAGATTCCAGAAAATAGTTCGTAGAAATGGAGTAATTCAAAAGAAAGGTAGCTCTAGCAGAAACACCAAAGGATATGATTATTGTCAAAAATGTGGAAAGCTAGGACATTTCATCAAAGAGTGTCCTCTTCACAAGCAGGACCACTATAAATACAACACGGACAAGGAAGTTAAGAGAAACCCGGTTCCCGATAGGAAATTCAAGAGAAGAGATGTCGCTGATAATGTTCTGAAGCAAGCTCTGGCTGCCTACGGAGATTCCTCTAATGAATCTGAGGGTGATGATGACCAAGGAGACACCTCCATGATGACTGTTGAAAGTGAATCTACAGAGTATGACTCTATATTTGCACTGATGACAGGATTTGATGAGGATGAATATAATGATGATGGTGAGGTAAACGTTCTTGGAAGAAATAAAGAGAGATGATTTGGTGGTTGTAGTTGTAGATATGAAGGAAACAGTGGAAGAAATAAAGAGAAAAAATACCCTGTTAAAAAATCAAATGGAAAAATGCTTGAACCCCTCTAAAGGAAAGGAAGTGGTAAGTGAGGGACAACTTAAGCttgaaaataaactcaaaaatgtcaaattgagccttgttgttgaacttgaaaaAAATAGACAAATTCAGGAATATTTGTGTAAGGTTAAAAATGATCGAGACAAGTCAGtgaagtggacctggtcctctgaaaCAATCACTTCTATGTATAAAATTAATGGAGGGAACATGCGAGGAATCCAGCTCCACTAGGCTAAAGCTCCCTATAACCTgcatagcaagtatgttactgtGCCTGATAACTAGCTTTGGACTCATTATGGTAAAACCGGTCATTACAAAGACTCTTGTAAAGCCAAATTTTAGTCTCAacaaaaaataaagtttttattGAAAAAGTATCCACTACTAAGGAACCTGATTCTCTGAAAAGGAAATATTTGATGTCTGCATGGACAAAAAGAAGTCTGATTCATCCATTccctcattacaagggacccaaacttgttcgGATTCCTAAGTCTAATCTCTGATTTTCTTGTGCAGGTAGTAGTGAGGGAAAGAAGTCAAAAATAGTGCATGGATATTGGCTGCTCTAAACATATGACTGGAAGAATGGATGATTTCCTCTCATTCGAGGCCCTGCAAGATGGGAGTGTGTCATTTGGAAATGGAAAaaaggatacattctgggagttaGAAAGATTGGTAAAAAACTTTTCCATTCAATTAAAAATGTGTATTACGTAAATGGCCTGAAATATAGCCTGTTGAGTGTCTCTGAAATCTGCGACAAGGGAAACAAAGTGGAGTTTTTGTCAAAATCCTGCTATGTCACCAATCTTATAATTGGTGAAGTAGTTTTGATTGCAAAAAGGTTAAAAAAACATTTATGTTGCAGAGTTTGACTCTCTAAATGGTGGTGATTTTACATGCCTGAGTGCCATTAATGATGATGCTGAGCTATGGCACAGAAGATTGGGACATGCAAGTTTTTCTCTATTGAACAAGCTGATCAAGAAGGACATTATTCGTGGACTGCCAAAGTCAAAGTTTAAAGATCACAAAGTGTGTGATGTTTGTGTGAAAGGAAAGCAAGTCAGGTACTCATTCAAACCAAAGAAGGAAGTGAGCACTTCAAGTCCACTGGATCTTCTTCATATGGATATGTATGGACCTATGAGAATGCCTAgcagaggaggaaagaagtacatcttcgttattgttgatgactactcCAGATTCACATGGACCTTTATTTCTCAGGACCAAGGATGAAACTTTTCCAGTTTGTGTTACATTTGTGAAGCAGATTCATGTGAAGATTGGCTATAATGTCGTGAGTATCAGATCTGATCACGACACTAAGTTTGAAAATGCCAAGTTTGACAAATTCTATGCTGAAAATGGTATAAGTCATAATTTTTCCGCTCctagaacacctcaacaaaatagtGTTGTAGAGAGAAAAAATAGGACTCTTGGAGATATGGTAGGACAATGTTTATTGACAGTGGTGTGCCAAATAGCTTCTGGGTTGAAGTAGTAAACACTGCTTGTAATTTGAttaacaggtgcatgatcaggtccctgcTTGACAAGACGCCTTATGAACTACTTAATGGGAGAAAACCAAAGCTGACTTATGTAAGAGCATTTAGATGCAAATGCTTTGTTCTAAATAATGGTAAGGACGCAATGGTAAACTTCGATGCCAGAAGCGATGAAGGATTTTTTCTTGGTTATTCTTCTTAAAGAAAAGAATACAAAGTCTACAACAAAAATGACTCAATGTGTAGAGGAAAGTGTATTTTGATTAATATCACCACTTAAGTGGGAAGGATTCACATGATAAGGATGATCAAGTTGGAGAATTCTCAAAGGTCCCTGGAGAGGTTATAGATATGGAAAATGGGAAGGCTGATCTAATGAGTCAAATCACTGAGACTAGTGAAGAAGATGCAGCATAACTTCTAGCTAATTTGGAGGAACCTGGTCCCTTCATCACCACAACTGAAGCTGAAGATAGAGTTGCTGATGTTGTACTAGGCACTCCTGATGCAAAATAAAGAAGTGGCATTCATACTTCCATTGATGGCAATAATGGGTCACACATGGAGGAACCCGGTCCCTCACACCTTGAAACTCATGTATCTCACTTGAAGCATAGGAGTTCACATCCTCTTCAAAATGTGATAACTCCTTTAGACTCTGGTATTCAGACTAGGTTCaaggaaagaagtatatttgCCTTATCAGCCTTCTTGTCTCAAATTGAGCCAAAGTATTTAAAGATGCTGACTGGATTGCTGCTATGCAAGAAGAGCTCCATCGATTTGAAAGGAACAAAATGTGGCACTTGGTTCCTCGGCCCTCGGATAGAACAGTTATTGGAACTAGGTAGGTGTTCGGAAACAAACTTAATGAGTTTGGCAATACAACAAAACATAAGGCTAGGCGGGTGGTCGAAGGTTATAATCAAGAAGAAGGAATTGATTACGATGAAACTTTTTCTCCTGTTGCTAGAATGGAAGCCATCAAAATTCTTATTACTTTTGCATCTCATATtgaattcaaattgttccaaatggatgttaagagtgcatttctgaatggataTTTGAAGGAGGAAGTTTTTGCCAAATAACCACCTAGTTTTGAATGTCAGGTACATCCTGAACATGTCTTCAAGATTGACAAAACCTTATATGGATTGAAGCAGGCCCctcgtgcatggtatgaaagattgtccAGGTTCCTTCTTGTGAATGGCTTCACTAGAGGTAAAATTAACAACACTCTATTTCTGAAGAAACGAGGGAGAAACCTGCTAATTGTGAAAGTCTACGTTGATGACATCATTTTTGGTGCAATAAATGATTCCCTTTGTGACGAGTTTGCAAAGCTCTTGGGAAGTGAATTTTagatgagcatgatgggggaCCTAAACTTCTTCCATGGACTACAAGTAAATCAAATCTCAAAAGGAACAATGATAAGTCAACAAAAGTACATCAAGGAGCTTCTAAAAAGATTTGAGATGGAAAGCTCAAAGACCATTCATACTCCCATTGCTACCGCCACTCGTCTAGACATGGACGAACCTAGTTTCCCTGTAAATGAAACTATGTATAGGGGTATCATTGGATCACTTCTGGACCCGACGGCCAGCAGACTTGGCATTGTGTTTATTGTTGGGTTATGTTCTAGATTTCAGTCAAGTCCAAAAGAATATCATTTGAAGGTTGCCAAGACAATTCTGAGGTATCTCAAGGGAATGCGGGACCTGGTCCTCTATTATCCCTCAGGATATACTTTTGACATAATTGGGTACgttgatgctgattatgctgGTTATTTGGTGGATAGAAAGAGTGCATCTGGAATGACACATTTTTGGGGGTCATGTTTGATTTCATGGGGTACAAAGAAACAAAACACTGTGGCCATCTCTACTGCAGATGCTGAATATGTAGCAGTTGCCTCCTGTTGTGCCCAACTATTGTAGATCAAGCAATAACTAGATGATTTTGGTGTGTTTTCTAACTGTGTTCCATTATTATGTAATAACACAAGTGCTCTCAATATGTCAAAGAACCCGATTCAAcataagagaacaaagcacaGTGATGTGCAACATCACTTCTTAAGGGATAATGTCGAAAAAGGACTCATCTGTATGAAGTTTTGTAAAACAGAGGACCAGGTAGTAGATATCTCCACCAAAGCACTGAGTAGAGAGCATTTTGAAAGAAATCATCTGGATTTCGGATTAATTAAGATGAACTGAGAACCCAGTCCctcaatgattggctatgaaaggaTGGTtaggtaaaatttctaaaaagtGTTTTCTAGAAACTTCTAACATAATTttataccgttacaggtagacacgcatggCAAATTCAGGACAAACAAGTGCCTAATGACATTGCAAAAATTTGAaattgatgctcatattttcaaAACTTGTCAAGGAACATGGTTCCCACAACTCAGGTTAGTAGTTCTTCTTTCACTTATATGCATTTTGAACTGCTAGAGTGCCACGTCATTATTTGATTCGGCCTCTTCCGTTACTTCTTAAACCCAAATGATGCACATGTTATAAACCGACCCGACTACCCGTTACACCCATTTGTAACCGGTCCCCTTTTTCACTTTATATACCTAAAAAGTTAGTTTCTCTTCTAACTTTATACATCTAACACCTGCATTTCCCAAACTCTCTTCTTTCTGTCCTCTTGCTCTTAAAATCAATTATGACTTCACCATAATCTATGTCTCCCAAAGCCACTAAAGAAACTTCTGTTGTGTCTCTGTCTCTCGAGGCACAGTCATCTGGATCGGAGCCACAACCCTCATCCATATTCCCCTTCCCTACACTATCTGGTTCTGGTCCCTATCGCACTCGAAAAAGCCTAAATCCTAAAAAGTTTGTTGTTTCTCCCTCTCCATTCGCTACTACATAGAAAGTCGACTCAAAAAGGACTATCTCTAATTCTCTCTTTCTTCAAACCACAGAAGAAATAATGGAAGGAGATGAAGGGGTAGAAGTGTCAAGTCAACATAATGAGGAAGGGCTtggggatgaaatattgattCCTGGTATGGTTGATGGTGTACCAGCATCTGGTATTTCTGATACTCCAAGTATTCAGGGAATTGATATGAATATATCATCAACATTAGGTAAAGTTCCATCCTTATCTAATGGTACATAATTGTTGGGTAATAAGGGTGAGACAGATAGGAGTGATGCATTTAAAATAGGCTTTACCTCTCTTGAAaaataattgttgttgttgtggagaATTTGGTTGGGGATTCTTTGATTGGTGGTGTAGATGCAGAGACTCAAGGGGAAGAGAAGGGTAATAGGGACTAGGTGCCTCAAAGGGACCAAGCACCGGTCAGTACTTCAGAGTAGCATATAGAGGGACCTGGTCCCTCTGCCCAAGAGGAGTTTtctgctcctacttgggatgaaactccTAGTTCCAAAAAAGACAGCCCCTGGACAGTGCTGACCCTACCTTTTTTGCTCGCCCTGATATAGCCCCTCTAGAGGTTGTGtaccctgaaatgaagtgggtGTCTAAGGGAGAATCTGGTGATAGTGAGGATGACCCTGATAATATGTTTATTCCACAGTTCATAGTTTCTCGGAGTGGTAGGAAAATCACAAAAGGTTCTGTTCCAAAATGCCACACCACTAGGCAACAGAAGAAGGTTGCACTTGATAGTGCGTTGAAAGATAATAAGGAGAAGAAGAGAAGATAAAGGCTTGTAAAGAGTAGGCTCATTGATGAGGAGGATGTGCCTCCGACAAATGTCGTAGAGGTTGATGATGAGGAGACAGCTCAGGAACCTACTCCTCTTGTCAGGAAAAAATCAAAGAAAGTTGTTTTTATAAAACAAAAGAAGGTTCTATCTTACAAATATGATGAAGTTGGT from Nicotiana tomentosiformis chromosome 11, ASM39032v3, whole genome shotgun sequence encodes:
- the LOC138901703 gene encoding secreted RxLR effector protein 161-like, with translation MISQQKYIKELLKRFEMESSKTIHTPIATATRLDMDEPSFPVNETMYRGIIGSLLDPTASRLGIVFIVGLCSRFQSSPKEYHLKVAKTILRYLKGMRDLVLYYPSGYTFDIIGYVDADYAGYLVDRKSASGMTHFWGSCLISWGTKKQNTVAISTADAEYVAVASCCAQLL
- the LOC138901702 gene encoding uncharacterized protein: MHIWFTFIINAIQSIGEVIPRNKLVRKILSVLPCSCESKVNAITKAKDLQKLTIDELIGNLKTYEMKKKKDLERREPKKEKKADNSDSSGDGTDIAYLTLPRFQKIVRRNGVIQKKGSSSRNTKGYDYCQKCGKLGHFIKECPLHKQDHYKYNTDKEVKRNPVPDRKFKRRDVADNVLKQALAAYGDSSNESEGDDDQGDTSMMTVESESTEYDSIFALMTGFDEDEYNDDEFDSLNGGDFTCLSAINDDAELWHRRLGHASFSLLNKLIKKDIIRGLPKSKFKDHKVCDVCVKGKQVRYSFKPKKEVSTSSPLDLLHMDMYGPMRMPSRGGKKTKDETFPVCVTFVKQIHVKIGYNVVSIRSDHDTKFENAKCMIRSLLDKTPYELLNGRKPKLTYVRAFRCKCFVLNNGKDAMVHPEHVFKIDKTLYGLKQAPRAWYERLSRFLLVNGFTRGKINNTLFLKKRGRNLLIVKVYVDDIIFGAINDSLCDEFAKLLGSEF